In Carya illinoinensis cultivar Pawnee chromosome 10, C.illinoinensisPawnee_v1, whole genome shotgun sequence, one DNA window encodes the following:
- the LOC122279793 gene encoding uncharacterized protein LOC122279793 isoform X4, with amino-acid sequence MIVKSLPQNLKARRNEFPTFRPKSSASPKYYMEEILPKLKKAKVVGLVLADGGCLQDLKTGNKIGTGHEAGGLYYLDVQQSPTRALTTPSSSAFEWHCRLGHPSLSLLKCQIKNLGSVSPFSCEACQLSKHHRVSFVPRIDKRASSPFELVHSDIWGPINIESNKFQYFVTFVDDYSRVTWLFLIKARSELLSIFQMFWKQIKTQFNKKVQILRSDNGREYLSGAFATYLSDKGIVHQTSCSYTPQQNGVAERKNRHLLDVTRALLLHMHVPKRFWSDGVLTACHLINRMPSSILNGSSPFSVLFPSSSPFSLPPKIFGCVCFVHNLGPGFDKLDPRSTKCLFVGYSRTQKGYRCYSPTLRRYFTSADVTFFESIPFFSNTSSSVECDPLPLPTLTLSPSQSPSQPQVYSRRSRPPAPMPQPVVPPSSDLELSQPIVPPSSDLELPQPVVPPSSDLELPSTSDSLPIALRKGSRSCVTQHPISQFVSYHALSPSFSCFTSQVSKLSIPKTLQDALSDPGWRTAMESEMDALHHNRTWDLVPLPPSKQPVGCKWVYTIKFHPNGSVERLKARLVAKGYTQTYGIDYEETFSPVAKISSVRVLISLAANLDWPLFQLDVKNAFLHGDLHEEVYMEQPPGFVAQGEYRGTVCRLKKALYGLKQSPRAWFGRFSDAVLNFGLHRCQTDHSVFHLHSDAGHILLVVYVDDIVITGSDSAGIIRLKQFLHDQFQTKDLGKLRYFLGIEVSRSKEGINLSQRKYVLDLLEETGMLGARPIDTPMDPNRKFLKEEGELFRDPGMYQRLVGKLNYLTITRPDISYAVSVLSQFLQTPRISHWDAVVHILRYLKRAPGLGILYRPNGHLRVEAFSDADWAGSPSDRRSTTGYCTFVGGNLVTWKSKKQTVVARSSAEAEYRAMAHTTSELTWLQHFLQEIGFPAPIPLQLFCDNQAALHIASNPVFHERTKHIEIDCHFIRDKILSGDIATPFVKSADQLADVFTKSLCWSRLKPICFKLGLYDVYAPV; translated from the exons ATGATTGTGAAGAGCCTACCTCAAAACCTAAAGGCAAGGAGGAACGAATTTCCTACCTTTAGGCCCAAAAGTTCAGCCTCTCCAAAATATTATATGGAAGAAATTCTACCAAAGTTAAAGAAAGCCAAGGTTGTTGGATTGGTTCTTGCTGATGGTGGATGCCTGCAG GATCTCAAGACGGGGAACAAGATTGGTACGGGGCATGAAGCTGGTGGTCTGTATTATCTTGATGTTCAACAGTCACCCACTCGAGCTCTTACAACCCCCTCATCATCTGCTTTTGAATGGCACTGTCGCCTGGGTCAtccctcactttctcttttgaagtGTCAAATTAAGAACTTGGGGAGTGTGTCCCCCTTTTCTTgtgaagcgtgtcaacttagtaAACACCATCGTGTGTCTTTTGTTCCTCGTATTGATAAACGTGCATCGAGTCCTTTTGAATTGGTTCACtctgatatatggggaccaatcaacattgaatcaaacaagtttcaatattttgttacatttgttgatgactactCTCGTGTGACATGGTTGTTTTTGATAAAGGCCAGATCTGAActtctttccatatttcaaatgttttggaaacaaattaaaactcagTTTAATAAAAAAGTTCAGATTTTGCGTTCTGATAATGGTAGGGAATATCTATCTGGTGCCTTTGCTACTTACCTAAGTGACAAAGGAATTGTTCATCAAACATCATGTTCATATACACCCCAACAGAATGGGGTGGCAGAACGCAAAAATCGgcatttgttagatgtaacccGAGCACTATTGCTACATATGCATGTTCCTAAACGGTTTTGGAGTGATGGTGTTCTTACTGCTTGTCATCTTATTAATCGTATGCCTTCATCTATTCTTAATGGTTCATCTCCCTTCTCCGTCTTGTTTCCGTCATCTTCACCTTTTTCTCTTCCACCAAAAATCTTTGGATGTGTTTGCTTTGTTCATAACCTTGGTCCAGGCTTTGATAAACTTGACCCCCGTTCTACCAAGTgtctctttgttggttattCTCGGACTCAAAAAGGATATCGCTGCTATAGTCCTACTCTTAGACGCTATTTCACAAGTGCTGATGTTACCTTCTTTGAGTCCataccttttttttcaaatacatcTTCAAGTGTTGAGTGTGACCCTCTACCATTACCTACCCTTACATTATCTCCCTCACAATCTCCCTCACAACCGCAGGTTTACTCACGTCGCTCGCGGCCGCCGGCTCCCATGCCTCAACCAGTCGTGCCTCCATCTTCAGATCTTGAGTTGTCTCAACCAATCGTGCCTCCATCTTCAGATCTTGAGTTGCCCCAACCAGTCGTGCCTCCATCTTCAGATCTTGAGTTACCCAGTACTTCAGACTCTCTACCTATTGCTCTTCGCAAAGGTAGTCGttcttgtgttactcaacatccTATTAGTCAATTTGTCTCATATCATGCCttatctccttcattctcatgttTTACATCTCAAGTTTCAAAACTCTCTATTCCTAAGACACTTCAGGATGCATTATCTGATCCGGGATGGAGGACAGCTATGGAAAGTGAAATGGATGCTCTTCATCATAATCGcacatgggatcttgttccaCTACCACCTAGTAAACAACCTGTTGGCTGTAAATGGGTATACACTATCAAATTTCATCCTAATGGTTCTGTGGAACGTCTGAAAGCCCGCCTGGTTGCAAAGGGCTATACTCAAACCTATGGCATTGACTACGAAGAGACATTCTCTCCAGTTGCCAAAATCTCTTCTGTCCGAGTGCTAatctctcttgctgctaatttagaCTGGCCCTTATTTCAGTTGGATGTAAAAAATGCATTCCTCCATGGCGACTTGcatgaggaagtttatatggagcaaccacctgggtTTGTTGCTCAGGGGGAGTATCGAGGTACTGTATGCAGGTTGAAAAAGGCATTATACGGcttgaaacaatctcctcgagcatggtttggaAGGTTCTCTGATGCTGTATTGAACTTTGGTCTTCACAGATGCCAAACAGACCACTCGGTATTTCACTTGCATAGTGATGCAGGtcacattttgttggttgtatacGTGGATGATATTGTAATCACTGGGAGTGACTCTGCTGGAATTATTAGACTAAAgcaatttttacatgatcagtttcagacGAAAGACTTGGGCAAACTTAGGTATTTCCTTGGAATTGAAGTCAGTAGATCTAAAGAGGGCATCAACCTATCTCAGAGGAAATATGTACTCGATCTGTTAGAAGAAACCGGCATGTTGGGTGCACGACCTATTGACACCCCTATGGATCCCAATCgtaaattcttgaaagaagaaggGGAGCTGTTTAGAGATCCAGGTatgtatcaaagacttgttgggAAATTGAACTATCTTACCATCACTAGACCAGACATCtcttatgcagtgagtgtaCTGAGTCAGTTTTTACAAACGCCTAGGatctcacattgggatgctgtGGTTCATATTCTTCGTTATCTCAAGCGAGCACCTGGTCTTGGAATATTATATCGACCAAATGGACATCTTAGAGTTGAAGcattttcagatgctgattgggcaggatctccttcagatagaagatctactactggatattgtacctttgtaggaggtaacttggttacatggaagagtaagaaacaaacaGTAGTAGCTCGTTCTAGTGCGGAAGCGGAATACAGGGCAATGGCACATACtactagtgagctgacatggttacaacactttcttcaagagattgggtttccagctcctATCCCTCTCCagctattttgtgataatcaagctgcacTGCATATTGCCTCTAACCCGGTAtttcatgagaggactaaacatatagagattgattgtcacttcattcgagataagatacTAAGTGGTGACATTGCTACGCCTTTTGTGAAGTCCGCAGATCAACTCGCAGATGTGTTTACTAAATCTTTGTGTTGGAGTCGTTTAAAACCTATTTGTTTCAAACTGGGTTTATATGATGTATATGCCCCagtttga
- the LOC122279793 gene encoding uncharacterized protein LOC122279793 isoform X1, producing the protein MANKFESMSLAPNINMPMTSVKLNGKNYMLWSRSVEMFLKGKGLRRTHLIDPIPASTSPTFAQWEQEDAQILSLMLTSIEPSICSSLIHFDTAQEVWGHLKQMYSGAGNITRIYELCKQFFVLEQNALGLEEYYSQVMGICEELKVYQPVTSDVPSMLKQREDFNIVRFLVGLKPEYESVRSQILASPQLPSFPDVFSRLQRATLSSDQSNERSALTASYVAPAGRGGQSGRGARGGARGGRDNRTRGREFRKCTHCGRTNHSVDYCWDLHGRPSGSANRNLHGRPSGSANQATVQDDSQPTSSNRSSDMISISKEEYERFLGHTGASSSTATLTHSGIASACLVSPTQGPWIIDSGANEHLTGLSSVLSKLNTVPSVKSVTLANGSLAKVTGIGSTKLTDSISLSSVLHAPSFPFSLLSISRITQSLQCSVTFYPSSCVFQDLKTGNKIGTGHEAGGLYYLDVQQSPTRALTTPSSSAFEWHCRLGHPSLSLLKCQIKNLGSVSPFSCEACQLSKHHRVSFVPRIDKRASSPFELVHSDIWGPINIESNKFQYFVTFVDDYSRVTWLFLIKARSELLSIFQMFWKQIKTQFNKKVQILRSDNGREYLSGAFATYLSDKGIVHQTSCSYTPQQNGVAERKNRHLLDVTRALLLHMHVPKRFWSDGVLTACHLINRMPSSILNGSSPFSVLFPSSSPFSLPPKIFGCVCFVHNLGPGFDKLDPRSTKCLFVGYSRTQKGYRCYSPTLRRYFTSADVTFFESIPFFSNTSSSVECDPLPLPTLTLSPSQSPSQPQVYSRRSRPPAPMPQPVVPPSSDLELSQPIVPPSSDLELPQPVVPPSSDLELPSTSDSLPIALRKGSRSCVTQHPISQFVSYHALSPSFSCFTSQVSKLSIPKTLQDALSDPGWRTAMESEMDALHHNRTWDLVPLPPSKQPVGCKWVYTIKFHPNGSVERLKARLVAKGYTQTYGIDYEETFSPVAKISSVRVLISLAANLDWPLFQLDVKNAFLHGDLHEEVYMEQPPGFVAQGEYRGTVCRLKKALYGLKQSPRAWFGRFSDAVLNFGLHRCQTDHSVFHLHSDAGHILLVVYVDDIVITGSDSAGIIRLKQFLHDQFQTKDLGKLRYFLGIEVSRSKEGINLSQRKYVLDLLEETGMLGARPIDTPMDPNRKFLKEEGELFRDPGSHIGMLWFIFFVISSEHLVLEYYIDQMDILELKHFQMLIGQDLLQIEDLLLDIVPL; encoded by the exons ATGGCAAATAAATTTGAGTCGATGTCACTTGCACCAAATATCAATATGCCTATGACTTCAGTGAAgttaaatggaaagaattacatGCTGTGGTCGAGATCCgttgaaatgtttttgaaaggcaAGGGTCTTCGCCGTACTCATCTGATTGATCCTATTCCTGCTTCGACTAGTCCTAcatttgctcaatgggagcaGGAAGATGCTCAAATATTATCTCTGATGTTGACTAGTATTGAACCTAGTATCTGCTCGagtttaatacattttgacactgctCAAGAGGTGTGGGGGCATCTTAAACAGATGTATTCAGGTGCTGGAAacataactcgtatttatgagttgtgtaaaCAATTCTTCGTGTTGGAACAGAATGCTTTGGGCCTGGAAGAATATTATTCTCAAGTGATGGGcatatgtgaagaactcaaagTGTATCAACCCGTCACTTCTGATGTTCCAAGTATGCTGAAACAACGagaagattttaatattgttcgcTTCCTGGTTGGCTTAAAACCGGAATATGAGTCAGTGCGGTCTCAGATTTTGGCAAGTCCACAGCTTCCGTCATTTCCTGATGTATTCTCTCGACTTCAACGAGCTACATTATCTTCTGATCAGAGTAACGAGAGATCTGCTTTAACTGCTTCCTATGTTGCTCCTGCTGGACGTGGAGGTCAGAGTGGAAGAGGTGCACGTGGGGGTGCACGTGGGGGAAGAGATAATCGCACTCGAGGTCGTGAATTTcgtaagtgcacccattgtggtcGCACTAATCACTCAGTGGATTATTGTTGGGatctacatggtagaccatctgggTCTGCTAATCGGAATCTGcatggtagaccatctgggTCTGCTAATCAAGCCACTGTTCAAGATGATTCACAGCCAACGAGCTCCAACAGATCTTCAGATATGATCAGTATATCAAAGGAGGAGTATGAGCGGTTTTTGGGTCACACAGGGGCTTCATCTTCCACAGCTACTCTTACCCACTCAGGTATAGCATCTGCATGTCTTGTTTCACCCACTCAGGGTCCATGGATCATTGATTCAGGAGCTAACGAACATTTGACCGGTTTGTCTTCTGTCCTGTCTAAATTAAATACTGTACCATCTGTAAAAAGTGTCactcttgctaatggttctcttgctaaagttacaggCATTGGATCCACTAAACTCACTGATTCCATATCCTTGTCATCTGTCCTACATGCTCCgagttttccttttagtttgCTGTCTATTAGTAGGATTACTCAAAGTTTACAATGTTCAGTGACCTTTTATCCCTCTTCATGTGTTTTTCAGGATCTCAAGACGGGGAACAAGATTGGTACGGGGCATGAAGCTGGTGGTCTGTATTATCTTGATGTTCAACAGTCACCCACTCGAGCTCTTACAACCCCCTCATCATCTGCTTTTGAATGGCACTGTCGCCTGGGTCAtccctcactttctcttttgaagtGTCAAATTAAGAACTTGGGGAGTGTGTCCCCCTTTTCTTgtgaagcgtgtcaacttagtaAACACCATCGTGTGTCTTTTGTTCCTCGTATTGATAAACGTGCATCGAGTCCTTTTGAATTGGTTCACtctgatatatggggaccaatcaacattgaatcaaacaagtttcaatattttgttacatttgttgatgactactCTCGTGTGACATGGTTGTTTTTGATAAAGGCCAGATCTGAActtctttccatatttcaaatgttttggaaacaaattaaaactcagTTTAATAAAAAAGTTCAGATTTTGCGTTCTGATAATGGTAGGGAATATCTATCTGGTGCCTTTGCTACTTACCTAAGTGACAAAGGAATTGTTCATCAAACATCATGTTCATATACACCCCAACAGAATGGGGTGGCAGAACGCAAAAATCGgcatttgttagatgtaacccGAGCACTATTGCTACATATGCATGTTCCTAAACGGTTTTGGAGTGATGGTGTTCTTACTGCTTGTCATCTTATTAATCGTATGCCTTCATCTATTCTTAATGGTTCATCTCCCTTCTCCGTCTTGTTTCCGTCATCTTCACCTTTTTCTCTTCCACCAAAAATCTTTGGATGTGTTTGCTTTGTTCATAACCTTGGTCCAGGCTTTGATAAACTTGACCCCCGTTCTACCAAGTgtctctttgttggttattCTCGGACTCAAAAAGGATATCGCTGCTATAGTCCTACTCTTAGACGCTATTTCACAAGTGCTGATGTTACCTTCTTTGAGTCCataccttttttttcaaatacatcTTCAAGTGTTGAGTGTGACCCTCTACCATTACCTACCCTTACATTATCTCCCTCACAATCTCCCTCACAACCGCAGGTTTACTCACGTCGCTCGCGGCCGCCGGCTCCCATGCCTCAACCAGTCGTGCCTCCATCTTCAGATCTTGAGTTGTCTCAACCAATCGTGCCTCCATCTTCAGATCTTGAGTTGCCCCAACCAGTCGTGCCTCCATCTTCAGATCTTGAGTTACCCAGTACTTCAGACTCTCTACCTATTGCTCTTCGCAAAGGTAGTCGttcttgtgttactcaacatccTATTAGTCAATTTGTCTCATATCATGCCttatctccttcattctcatgttTTACATCTCAAGTTTCAAAACTCTCTATTCCTAAGACACTTCAGGATGCATTATCTGATCCGGGATGGAGGACAGCTATGGAAAGTGAAATGGATGCTCTTCATCATAATCGcacatgggatcttgttccaCTACCACCTAGTAAACAACCTGTTGGCTGTAAATGGGTATACACTATCAAATTTCATCCTAATGGTTCTGTGGAACGTCTGAAAGCCCGCCTGGTTGCAAAGGGCTATACTCAAACCTATGGCATTGACTACGAAGAGACATTCTCTCCAGTTGCCAAAATCTCTTCTGTCCGAGTGCTAatctctcttgctgctaatttagaCTGGCCCTTATTTCAGTTGGATGTAAAAAATGCATTCCTCCATGGCGACTTGcatgaggaagtttatatggagcaaccacctgggtTTGTTGCTCAGGGGGAGTATCGAGGTACTGTATGCAGGTTGAAAAAGGCATTATACGGcttgaaacaatctcctcgagcatggtttggaAGGTTCTCTGATGCTGTATTGAACTTTGGTCTTCACAGATGCCAAACAGACCACTCGGTATTTCACTTGCATAGTGATGCAGGtcacattttgttggttgtatacGTGGATGATATTGTAATCACTGGGAGTGACTCTGCTGGAATTATTAGACTAAAgcaatttttacatgatcagtttcagacGAAAGACTTGGGCAAACTTAGGTATTTCCTTGGAATTGAAGTCAGTAGATCTAAAGAGGGCATCAACCTATCTCAGAGGAAATATGTACTCGATCTGTTAGAAGAAACCGGCATGTTGGGTGCACGACCTATTGACACCCCTATGGATCCCAATCgtaaattcttgaaagaagaaggGGAGCTGTTTAGAGATCCAG GatctcacattgggatgctgtGGTTCATATTCTTCGTTATCTCAAGCGAGCACCTGGTCTTGGAATATTATATCGACCAAATGGACATCTTAGAGTTGAAGcattttcagatgctgattgggcaggatctccttcagatagaagatctactactggatattgtacctttgtag